In Nymphaea colorata isolate Beijing-Zhang1983 chromosome 5, ASM883128v2, whole genome shotgun sequence, one genomic interval encodes:
- the LOC116254494 gene encoding uncharacterized protein LOC116254494, translating into MGGEVVVTFSRGDTVEVSSDDEGFRGALYTAKIVKLLAGRRYWVEYDTLVSDEDEKKPLKEKIDFWHVRPCPPEVPSDGGFNVYEEVDAFHNEGWWIGVVSKVVIGGKYRVYFRDSKEEIEFEQSQLRVHQEWVDGKWVTSTQVFAMMMHPVAVQFNPVSGFCHAVSSSVQHDTPINSVTQSTKKQKLPIIRKKSFLHEAPPAMPPAVLSLENEALISSELRPQMEQKLPNQKYGLSECPFLELQAVATQTNGPIYEVSLDQITRVPAANPDSYRRKRRHVTYSEVITDKTAYQDMDSQSNLHKAEVQTDNGRKPCKAKSHEDTIERRAAVFLPKIKRKLTLEDVPNKPTNPTLLADDSFPDDILFIRVPYLRGSKSVGESESGIVAGYGSKRDLNRVAYHLVLKALYIQGEHKWKHELWLTELRDALGISNDDHSKELKSITSGENVSAFT; encoded by the exons ATGGGAGGGGAGGTAGTGGTGACTTTTAGCAGGGGAGATACGGTGGAGGTCAGCAGTGACGACGAGGGGTTCAGGGGTGCACTCTATACCGCAAAGATAGTGAAGCTGCTTGCAGGAAGGCGCTACTGGGTGGAATATGATACATTGGTGTCTGACGAGGATGAGAAGAAGCCACTTAAAGAAAAGATTGATTTCTGGCACGTCAGGCCATGCCCGCCGGAGGTGCCAAGTGACGGAGGATTCAACGTCTACGAGGAGGTTGATGCCTTCCATAATGAAGGGTGGTGGATCGGCGTGGTCTCTAAGGTGGTCATCGGAGGGAAATACAGGGTTTATTTCAGGGATTCCAAGGAAGAGATAGAGTTCGAGCAATCTCAGCTGCGAGTGCACCAAGAATGGGTTGATGGAAAATGGGTTACATCCACCCAG GTCTTTGCAATGATGATGCATCCAGTGGCTGTCCAATTTAATCCAGTATCTGGCTTCTGCCACGCTGTAAGCTCGTCTGTGCAACATGATACTCCGATAAATTCAGTGACACAGTCcacaaaaaagcaaaagttgCCTATTATCAGAAAAAAAAGCTTCTTGCACGAGGCACCACCTGCAATGCCACCTGCAGTTCTAAGCTTGGAAAATGAGGCCTTGATATCCTCCGAACTGCGACCTCAAATGGAGCAGAAGTTACCAAATCAAAAGTATGGACTGTCTGAGTGTCCTTTCCTTGAGCTGCAGGCAGTGGCAACACAAACCAATGGGCCAATTTATGAGGTTAGCCTTGACCAAATTACTCGAGTACCTGCTGCAAACCCTGACTCATACAGAAGAAAGCGCAGACATGTAACCTACTCTGAAGTGATCACGGATAAAACAGCCTATCAAGATATGGACTCTCAGAGCAATCTTCACAAGGCAGAAGTTCAGACTGATAATGGGAGGAAGCCGTGCAAAGCAAAATCTCACGAGGATACAATTGAGAGGAGAGCTGCAGTTTTCTTGcctaaaataaaaagaaaattaacactTGAAGACGTACCAAATAAACCTACTAATCCTACCTTGTTGGCTGATGACAGCTTTCCTGATGATATTCTCTTTATTAGAGTTCCTTATCTGAGGGGTTCAAAAAGTGTTGGGGAAAGTGAATCAGGAATCGTGGCTGGATATGGGTCCAAGAGGGACCTTAACAGAGTTGCATACCATTTGGTTCTCAAGGCTCTTTATATCCAAGGTGAACACAAGTGGAAGCATGAGCTCTGGTTGACTGAGCTTCGAGATGCACTTGGGATAAGTAATGATGATCACTCAAAGGAATTGAAGAGTATTACATCAGGCGAAAATGTTTCTGCATTTACGTAG
- the LOC116255129 gene encoding pentatricopeptide repeat-containing protein At3g06430, chloroplastic, producing MASSLSSSSSISSSFSFTSCQAFGLQEGKWDFGLPSKAFPQCQGSIHRAVVAHGATVGSPRSRSQGRPRAPVRKRLWKEGLYPGTSDSSVASPTRTPIKNHKKKMDDKKAAKAWVPTVTECLAERIAKMQWQEALEVFQMLKEQPFYEPKAGTYMKLFVLLGKFGQPYRALELFDEMVEEGCEPTTELYTALLSGYCRSNLLDDAFSVLDKMKSLPLCQPDVFTYSTLIKACVEASEFGLVDSLFKEMSEREITPNTVTQNIVLGGYGRAGKYDKMEQVLNEMLESTTSKPDVWTMNIVLGLFANTGQIETMEKWYEKFRNIGIEPESRTFNIIMGAYGKQKMYEKMTAVMEYMRKMSYPWTTATYNNVIEAFADAGDVKNMECAFEQMRAEGMKADTKTFCCLINGYSSAGLFHKVVSSILLAERLDVVMTTLFFNSVISACAKAKDLMEMERVYQRMKKKQCRPDDATYSIMIQAYQEEGMYDKIYDLDQERSKILSNSVAH from the exons ATGGCGTCCTcgctctcttcctcctcctctatttcttcctctttctcctttaCGTCCTGCCAAGCTTTCGGCCTCCAGGAGGGAAAGTGGGACTTTGGATTACCTTCTAAGGCTTTCCCCCAGTGTCAGGGATCGATTCATAGGGCGGTGGTGGCCCATGGCGCAACCGTCGGTTCGCCGCGATCTAGAAGCCAGGGCCGTCCTCGGGCACCCGTGCGCAAGCGCCTCTGGAAGGAGGGATTGTATCCTGGTACTTCAGATTCTTCTGTTGCCAGCCCTACTAGGACTCCCATCAAGAAccacaagaagaagatggatgACAAGAAGGCTGCTAAAGCGTGGGTTCCAACAGTCACCGAATGCCTCGCTGAAAGAATTGCGAAAATGCAGTGGCAGGAAGCCCTCGAG GTATTCCAAATGCTGAAGGAACAACCATTTTATGAGCCGAAAGCTGGCACCTACATGAAACTCTTTGTCCTGCTTGGGAAATTTGGTCAGCCTTACCGTGCTCTTGAATTGTTCGATGAAATGGTCGAGGAAGGATGTGAACCTACTACTGAACTATACACGGCTTTGCTTAGCGGATATTGCCGGAGCAATCTTCTGGATGATGCATTTTCTGTTCTTGACAAGATGAAGTCTCTTCCTCTGTGCCAGCCTGACGTGTTCACCTATAGCACACTCATAAAAGCTTGTGTTGAAGCTTCTGAATTTGGGCTAGTGGATAGCTTGTTTAAAGAAATGTCAGAACGTGAAATAACTCCAAACACCGTCACACAGAACATTGTCCTGGGTGGTTATGGAAGGGCTGGAAAATATGATAAGATGGAGCAAGTTCTCAATGAAATGCTAGAGAGCACAACTTCTAAACCTGATGTGTGGACAATGAATATTGTTCTGGGCCTGTTCGCTAATACTGGGCAAATTGAGACGATGGAGAAGTGGTATGAAAAGTTTCGGAACATTGGAATTGAGCCTGAGTCTCGGACATTTAACATAATTATGGGAGCTtatggaaagcaaaaaatgtATGAGAAAATGACAGCAGTAATGGAGTACATGCGCAAAATGTCATATCCATGGACCACTGCCACGTATAATAATGTGATTGAGGCATTTGCAGATGCTGGGGATGTGAAAAACATGGAGTGTGCATTTGAACAGATGCGCGCTGAAGGTATGAAAGCAGATACCAAGACCTTCTGCTGCCTTATAAATGGGTATAGTAGTGCTGGTCTTTTTCATAAGGTAGTTAGCAGCATCCTGTTGGCAGAGAGACTGGATGTTGTGATGACCactttatttttcaattctGTGATATCTGCCTGTGCAAAGGCAAAAGATCTGATGGAGATGGAGAGGGTTTAccaaagaatgaagaaaaaacagtgTCGGCCCGATGATGCAACATATTCAATCATGATACAGGCCTACCAAGAAGAAGGGATGTATGACAAAATATATGATTTGGACCAGGAAAGATCAAAGATATTGAGCAACTCAGTTGCACATTGA